From the Prunus dulcis chromosome 4, ALMONDv2, whole genome shotgun sequence genome, one window contains:
- the LOC117624346 gene encoding starch synthase 3, chloroplastic/amyloplastic isoform X1 codes for MSLQAQRPLSWRTVFQERGTNLKLKPFTGFSPHGRYSSWFKGDLASGVSYQITASSADSSRRRQRKVTNPTNSPGPKGLVPKIPVGTSVQKTNQKSNGDKKGSISSKSSELAGPNKKTIELRFETKGEWAVEPSQEDDVEEKRIGETSSKVEGSSSISKPSDIARGIQGIENGSVDKVLEDLAEIQPKGTASEGGDENVAEAILSDKQSLARRKMDDSVDDEGTDTDKKLTDEASLKSKLEMEEKLRKEEIVRLAEENFLRGNKIFVYPQVVKPDQGIDIFLNRSLSTLSNEPEILIMGAFNDWRWKSFTFRLNKTQLKGDWWSCQFHVPKESYKIDFVFFNGQNIYDNNDEKDFCIAVEGGMDLFAFEDFLLDEKRKELEKLAKEQAERERQAEEQRRIEAEKAASEADRAEARAEIERRRKMVQELIKKGVRSVENVWYIEPSEFKGEDLVKLYYNRSSGPLAHAKELWIHGGHNNWKDGLSIVERLVSSEEKDGDWWYANVVVPDQAVVLDWVFADGPPQNAVLYDNNHRHDFHSIVPKSIPEELYWVEEEHKIYSKVQEERRLREEAIRAKAERTARMKAEMKERTLKRFLLSQKHIVYTEPLDVQAGSMATVFYNPASTVLNGKPEVWFRGSFNRWTHRKGPLPPQKMLPAETGSHVKTTVKVPLDAYVMDFVFSEKENDDGLFDNKNGMDYHIPVFGGVLKESPMHIVHISVEMAPIAKVGGLGDVVTSLSRAVQDLNHHVDIILPKYDCLNLSNVKEFQYNRSYSWGGTEIKVWFGKVEGVPVYFLEPQNRFFYTGCIYGCKNDAERFGFFCHAALEFLLQSGFHPDIIHCHDWSSAPVAWLYKDHYMHYGLSKARVVFTIHNLEFGAHFIGKAVGYSDKATTVSDTYAKEVAGNPAIAPHLYKFHGIINGIDQDIWDPYNDKFIPISYTSENVVEGKQAAKEALQQRLGLKTADLPVVGIITRLTHQKGIHLIRHAIWRTLERNGQVVLLGSAPDPRIQNDFVNLANQLHSSYGDRARLCLTYDEPLSHLIYAGADFILVPSIFEPCGLTQLIAMRYGSIPVVRKTGGLYDTVFDVDHDKERADAQGVEPNGFSFDGADAAGVDYALNRAISAWYDGRDWFNSLCKTVMEQDWSWNKPALDYMELYHAARK; via the exons ATGTCTTTGCAAGCACAGAGGCCACTCAGCTGGCGAACGGTCTTCCAAGAGAGAGGAACCAATTTGAAGCTCAAACCATTTACTGGGTTTTCTCCTCATGGAAGA tattCTTCATGGTTCAAAGGAGACCTGGCAAGTGGGGTTTCATACCAAATTACTGCCAGTTCAGCTG ATTCTTCAAGGAGGAGACAGAGAAAAGTGACCAATCCTACTAACAGCCCTGGTCCCAAGGGATTAGTGCCAAAAATTCCAGTAGGAACTAGCGTCCAGAAGACGAATCAAAAGAGTAATGGGGATAAAAAGGGTTCTATATCTTCAAAATCCAGTGAACTTGCTGGGcccaacaagaaaacaattgaattgagATTTGAGACCAAAGGAGAATGGGCAGTTGAACCTTCACAAGAGGATGATGTTGAGGAAAAAAGAATTGGCGAAACTAGTAGTAAAGTTGAGGGATCATCTTCAATTAGCAAACCGTCAGATATTGCTAGAGGTATTCAAGGGATAGAAAATGGGAGTGTAGATAAGGTCCTTGAGGACTTGGCAGAGATACAGCCAAAAGGAACAGCTTCCGAGGGTGGTGATGAGAATGTGGCAGAAGCAATACTTTCTGACAAACAGAGTTTGGCTAGAAGAAAGATGGATGACTCTGTGGATGACGAAGGCACTGATACTGATAAAAAGTTAACCGATGAAGCTTCTTTAAAATCAAAGTtggaaatggaagaaaaattGCGTAAAGAGGAGATTGTGAGGCTTGCTGAGGAGAACTTCTTAAGAGGGAACAAAATCTTTGTCTATCCTCAGGTGGTGAAACCTGATCAAGGTAtagatatttttcttaatagaAGTCTATCCACCCTAAGCAATGAGCCAGAGATTCTCATAATGGGAGCCTTTAATGACTGGCGGTGGAAATCTTTTACCTTCAGGTTGAACAAAACACAACTCAAAGGGGATTGGTGGTCTTGCCAGTTTCATGTTCCTAAAGAATCATATAAGATAgactttgttttcttcaatggTCAAAATATTTATGACAATAATGATGAGAAAGATTTCTGCATAGCCGTGGAAGGTGGAATGGACCTCTTTGCATTTGAAGATTTCTTGCTTGATGAGAAGCGCAAAGAACTGGAGAAACTTGCAAAGGAGCAAGCTGAGAGGGAAAGGCAAGCGGAAGAGCAGAGGCGAATTGAAGCAGAGAAGGCAGCAAGTGAAGCTGACAGAGCAGAGGCAAGAGCAGAGATCGAAAGGAGACGAAAAATGGTGCAAGAGTTGATCAAGAAGGGTGTAAGGTCTGTAGAGAATGTTTGGTACATAGAGCCTAGTGAGTTTAAAGGTGAGGACTTGGTGAAGTTATACTATAACCGAAGCTCAGGTCCTCTTGCTCATGCTAAGGAACTATGGATTCATGGGGGGCATAATAATTGGAAGGATGGATTATCTATTGTTGAGAGGCTAGTTAGCTCTGAGGAAAAGGATGGTGACTGGTGGTATGCCAATG TTGTTGTACCTGATCAAGCTGttgtcttggattgggtttttgCCGATGGACCACCTCAAAATGCTGTTCTATATGATAACAACCACCGCCATGATTTCCATTCTATAGTTCCAAAGTCCATTCCTGAGGAACTATATTGGGTTGAGGAAGAACACAAGATATATAGTAAGGTCCAGGAGGAGAGGAGATTAAGGGAGGAGGCAATACGTGCCAAG GCCGAAAGAACAGCACGTATGAAAGCagaaatgaaggaaagaaCTTTGAAAAGGTTTTTGCTGTCTCAGAAGCATATAGTGTACACTGAGCCTCTTGATGTTCAAGCTGGAAGCATGGCAACGGTCTTCTACAATCCTGCCAGTACAGTTCTGAATGGAAAGCCTGAGGTTTGGTTCAGAGGCTCTTTTAACCGTTGGACCCATCGCAAGGGTCCATTGCCACCACAGAAGATGTTACCTGCAGAGACTGGTTCTCATGTCAAGACAACTG TTAAAGTTCCGCTCGATGCATACGTGAtggactttgttttctctGAGAAGGAAAATGATGATGGACTCTTTGACAACAAAAATGGTATGGATTACCACATTCCGGTGTTTGGAGGAGTTTTGAAGGAGTCACCAATGCACATTGTGCATATTTCTGTTGAAATGGCTCCCATTGCAAAG GTTGGAGGGCTTGGTGACGTGGTTACTAGTCTATCCCGAGCTGTGCAAGACTTAAATCACCATGTTGACATTATTCTTCCTAAGTATGACTGTTTGAACCTTAGCAAT GTGAAGGAATTCCAGTACAACAGAAGCTATTCTTGGGGCGGAACTGAAATAAAAGTTTGGTTTGGTAAAGTGGAAGGTGTTCCAGTCTACTTTTTGGAGCCTCAAAATAG ATTCTTTTATACAGGTTGCATATATGGTTGTAAGAATGATGCAGAGagatttggtttcttttgcCATGCTGCTCTAGAATTTTTACTCCAAAGTGGATTTCATCCT GATATCATTCACTGCCATGATTGGTCTAGCGCACCTGTTGCCTGGTTATATAAAGATCATTACATGCATTATGGTCTTAGTAAAGCTCGGGTTGTCTTCACAATTCATAACCTTGAGTTTGGAGCGCACTTTATTGGAAAAGCTGTGGGATACTCAGACAAGGCCACAACT GTATCCGACACTTATGCTAAGGAGGTTGCTGGAAATCCTGCAATTGCTCCACATCTCTACAAGTTCCATGGTATAATAAATGGAATTGATCAAGATATCTGGGATCCGTACAATGATAAATTCATTCCT ATATCATATACTTCTGAAAATGTTGTTGAAGGCAAACAAGCCGCCAAGGAAGCCTTGCAACAAAGGCTTGGTCTGAAAACAGCCGATCTCCCTGTAGTAGGTATTATTACTCGCTTAACTCACCAGAAAGGAATCCATCTCATCAGGCATGCCATTTGGCGTACCTTGGAACGCAATGGACAG GTTGTATTGCTTGGTTCAGCTCCAGATCCTCGGATCCAAAATGATTTTGTAAATTTGGCAAATCAATTACATTCTTCTTATGGTGACCGTGCGCGCCTTTGTTTGACTTATGATGAGCCACTCTCACATTTG ATATACGCTGGTGCTGATTTCATCTTAGTTCCTTCAATTTTTGAGCCATGCGGACTGACACAACTCATAGCAATGAGATACGGTTCTATACCTGTTGTTCGTAAAACTGGAG GACTTTACGATACTGTATTTGATGTTGACCATGACAAAGAGAGAGCAGATGCCCAGGGTGTTGAACCAAATGGATTCAGCTTTGATGGAGCTGACGCCGCTGGTGTCGATTATGCTCTGAATAG GGCTATCTCTGCTTGGTATGATGGTCGGGATTGGTTCAACTCGTTGTGCAAGACAGTGATGGAGCAAGATTGGTCTTGGAACAAGCCAGCTCTCGACTACATGGAGCTTTATCACGCAGCACGGAAGTGA
- the LOC117624346 gene encoding starch synthase 3, chloroplastic/amyloplastic isoform X2, with product MVQRRPGKWGFIPNYCQFSCLIRLCNLVDSSRRRQRKVTNPTNSPGPKGLVPKIPVGTSVQKTNQKSNGDKKGSISSKSSELAGPNKKTIELRFETKGEWAVEPSQEDDVEEKRIGETSSKVEGSSSISKPSDIARGIQGIENGSVDKVLEDLAEIQPKGTASEGGDENVAEAILSDKQSLARRKMDDSVDDEGTDTDKKLTDEASLKSKLEMEEKLRKEEIVRLAEENFLRGNKIFVYPQVVKPDQGIDIFLNRSLSTLSNEPEILIMGAFNDWRWKSFTFRLNKTQLKGDWWSCQFHVPKESYKIDFVFFNGQNIYDNNDEKDFCIAVEGGMDLFAFEDFLLDEKRKELEKLAKEQAERERQAEEQRRIEAEKAASEADRAEARAEIERRRKMVQELIKKGVRSVENVWYIEPSEFKGEDLVKLYYNRSSGPLAHAKELWIHGGHNNWKDGLSIVERLVSSEEKDGDWWYANVVVPDQAVVLDWVFADGPPQNAVLYDNNHRHDFHSIVPKSIPEELYWVEEEHKIYSKVQEERRLREEAIRAKAERTARMKAEMKERTLKRFLLSQKHIVYTEPLDVQAGSMATVFYNPASTVLNGKPEVWFRGSFNRWTHRKGPLPPQKMLPAETGSHVKTTVKVPLDAYVMDFVFSEKENDDGLFDNKNGMDYHIPVFGGVLKESPMHIVHISVEMAPIAKVGGLGDVVTSLSRAVQDLNHHVDIILPKYDCLNLSNVKEFQYNRSYSWGGTEIKVWFGKVEGVPVYFLEPQNRFFYTGCIYGCKNDAERFGFFCHAALEFLLQSGFHPDIIHCHDWSSAPVAWLYKDHYMHYGLSKARVVFTIHNLEFGAHFIGKAVGYSDKATTVSDTYAKEVAGNPAIAPHLYKFHGIINGIDQDIWDPYNDKFIPISYTSENVVEGKQAAKEALQQRLGLKTADLPVVGIITRLTHQKGIHLIRHAIWRTLERNGQVVLLGSAPDPRIQNDFVNLANQLHSSYGDRARLCLTYDEPLSHLIYAGADFILVPSIFEPCGLTQLIAMRYGSIPVVRKTGGLYDTVFDVDHDKERADAQGVEPNGFSFDGADAAGVDYALNRAISAWYDGRDWFNSLCKTVMEQDWSWNKPALDYMELYHAARK from the exons ATGGTTCAAAGGAGACCTGGCAAGTGGGGTTTCATACCAAATTACTGCCAGTTCAGCTG cTTAATCCGACTCTGTAACTTGGTAGATTCTTCAAGGAGGAGACAGAGAAAAGTGACCAATCCTACTAACAGCCCTGGTCCCAAGGGATTAGTGCCAAAAATTCCAGTAGGAACTAGCGTCCAGAAGACGAATCAAAAGAGTAATGGGGATAAAAAGGGTTCTATATCTTCAAAATCCAGTGAACTTGCTGGGcccaacaagaaaacaattgaattgagATTTGAGACCAAAGGAGAATGGGCAGTTGAACCTTCACAAGAGGATGATGTTGAGGAAAAAAGAATTGGCGAAACTAGTAGTAAAGTTGAGGGATCATCTTCAATTAGCAAACCGTCAGATATTGCTAGAGGTATTCAAGGGATAGAAAATGGGAGTGTAGATAAGGTCCTTGAGGACTTGGCAGAGATACAGCCAAAAGGAACAGCTTCCGAGGGTGGTGATGAGAATGTGGCAGAAGCAATACTTTCTGACAAACAGAGTTTGGCTAGAAGAAAGATGGATGACTCTGTGGATGACGAAGGCACTGATACTGATAAAAAGTTAACCGATGAAGCTTCTTTAAAATCAAAGTtggaaatggaagaaaaattGCGTAAAGAGGAGATTGTGAGGCTTGCTGAGGAGAACTTCTTAAGAGGGAACAAAATCTTTGTCTATCCTCAGGTGGTGAAACCTGATCAAGGTAtagatatttttcttaatagaAGTCTATCCACCCTAAGCAATGAGCCAGAGATTCTCATAATGGGAGCCTTTAATGACTGGCGGTGGAAATCTTTTACCTTCAGGTTGAACAAAACACAACTCAAAGGGGATTGGTGGTCTTGCCAGTTTCATGTTCCTAAAGAATCATATAAGATAgactttgttttcttcaatggTCAAAATATTTATGACAATAATGATGAGAAAGATTTCTGCATAGCCGTGGAAGGTGGAATGGACCTCTTTGCATTTGAAGATTTCTTGCTTGATGAGAAGCGCAAAGAACTGGAGAAACTTGCAAAGGAGCAAGCTGAGAGGGAAAGGCAAGCGGAAGAGCAGAGGCGAATTGAAGCAGAGAAGGCAGCAAGTGAAGCTGACAGAGCAGAGGCAAGAGCAGAGATCGAAAGGAGACGAAAAATGGTGCAAGAGTTGATCAAGAAGGGTGTAAGGTCTGTAGAGAATGTTTGGTACATAGAGCCTAGTGAGTTTAAAGGTGAGGACTTGGTGAAGTTATACTATAACCGAAGCTCAGGTCCTCTTGCTCATGCTAAGGAACTATGGATTCATGGGGGGCATAATAATTGGAAGGATGGATTATCTATTGTTGAGAGGCTAGTTAGCTCTGAGGAAAAGGATGGTGACTGGTGGTATGCCAATG TTGTTGTACCTGATCAAGCTGttgtcttggattgggtttttgCCGATGGACCACCTCAAAATGCTGTTCTATATGATAACAACCACCGCCATGATTTCCATTCTATAGTTCCAAAGTCCATTCCTGAGGAACTATATTGGGTTGAGGAAGAACACAAGATATATAGTAAGGTCCAGGAGGAGAGGAGATTAAGGGAGGAGGCAATACGTGCCAAG GCCGAAAGAACAGCACGTATGAAAGCagaaatgaaggaaagaaCTTTGAAAAGGTTTTTGCTGTCTCAGAAGCATATAGTGTACACTGAGCCTCTTGATGTTCAAGCTGGAAGCATGGCAACGGTCTTCTACAATCCTGCCAGTACAGTTCTGAATGGAAAGCCTGAGGTTTGGTTCAGAGGCTCTTTTAACCGTTGGACCCATCGCAAGGGTCCATTGCCACCACAGAAGATGTTACCTGCAGAGACTGGTTCTCATGTCAAGACAACTG TTAAAGTTCCGCTCGATGCATACGTGAtggactttgttttctctGAGAAGGAAAATGATGATGGACTCTTTGACAACAAAAATGGTATGGATTACCACATTCCGGTGTTTGGAGGAGTTTTGAAGGAGTCACCAATGCACATTGTGCATATTTCTGTTGAAATGGCTCCCATTGCAAAG GTTGGAGGGCTTGGTGACGTGGTTACTAGTCTATCCCGAGCTGTGCAAGACTTAAATCACCATGTTGACATTATTCTTCCTAAGTATGACTGTTTGAACCTTAGCAAT GTGAAGGAATTCCAGTACAACAGAAGCTATTCTTGGGGCGGAACTGAAATAAAAGTTTGGTTTGGTAAAGTGGAAGGTGTTCCAGTCTACTTTTTGGAGCCTCAAAATAG ATTCTTTTATACAGGTTGCATATATGGTTGTAAGAATGATGCAGAGagatttggtttcttttgcCATGCTGCTCTAGAATTTTTACTCCAAAGTGGATTTCATCCT GATATCATTCACTGCCATGATTGGTCTAGCGCACCTGTTGCCTGGTTATATAAAGATCATTACATGCATTATGGTCTTAGTAAAGCTCGGGTTGTCTTCACAATTCATAACCTTGAGTTTGGAGCGCACTTTATTGGAAAAGCTGTGGGATACTCAGACAAGGCCACAACT GTATCCGACACTTATGCTAAGGAGGTTGCTGGAAATCCTGCAATTGCTCCACATCTCTACAAGTTCCATGGTATAATAAATGGAATTGATCAAGATATCTGGGATCCGTACAATGATAAATTCATTCCT ATATCATATACTTCTGAAAATGTTGTTGAAGGCAAACAAGCCGCCAAGGAAGCCTTGCAACAAAGGCTTGGTCTGAAAACAGCCGATCTCCCTGTAGTAGGTATTATTACTCGCTTAACTCACCAGAAAGGAATCCATCTCATCAGGCATGCCATTTGGCGTACCTTGGAACGCAATGGACAG GTTGTATTGCTTGGTTCAGCTCCAGATCCTCGGATCCAAAATGATTTTGTAAATTTGGCAAATCAATTACATTCTTCTTATGGTGACCGTGCGCGCCTTTGTTTGACTTATGATGAGCCACTCTCACATTTG ATATACGCTGGTGCTGATTTCATCTTAGTTCCTTCAATTTTTGAGCCATGCGGACTGACACAACTCATAGCAATGAGATACGGTTCTATACCTGTTGTTCGTAAAACTGGAG GACTTTACGATACTGTATTTGATGTTGACCATGACAAAGAGAGAGCAGATGCCCAGGGTGTTGAACCAAATGGATTCAGCTTTGATGGAGCTGACGCCGCTGGTGTCGATTATGCTCTGAATAG GGCTATCTCTGCTTGGTATGATGGTCGGGATTGGTTCAACTCGTTGTGCAAGACAGTGATGGAGCAAGATTGGTCTTGGAACAAGCCAGCTCTCGACTACATGGAGCTTTATCACGCAGCACGGAAGTGA